A genomic region of Anopheles coustani chromosome 3, idAnoCousDA_361_x.2, whole genome shotgun sequence contains the following coding sequences:
- the LOC131260701 gene encoding DNA polymerase epsilon subunit 2 yields MNEITRLKSQIVSRFSIGGFQIRSEASLFLAQQLHTLGEAERKKWITNVANHVQGQNLPHPIVERKHIELAIKEANNTGLDDTESVFGVISAFEVPAFMYCEDKKKFLPDTNKRSLLAASEAKSHYIRERYWLLWQKTCRHEMFARRAPLGTDETGNKSKLVLRKVENLLSTSKMNDVVLLGLLTQLTEGKFYLEDLTGAIPIDLSDAVYSAGLFCEGCYVLAYGKYRDGTLKIEEIGFPPPELASISRAFYGSINSWGGPSKTLLKYSRNLGELEKANVDSSIVFVSDCWLDVPEVMEKLGQLLKGYDDFPPVAIVLMGPFTKANENLYGLKNRFQRLGEILMNCEKLKAQTDLVLVPSCDDPAAANILPRAPIPEALAGDLKKRFPRTMLTTNPCRLQYCTQEIVVCRADLVTKLCRNTIHFPKQGQLEDHFARTLINQGTLAPLTPVAFPTHWNYDAALSLYPLPDLVAIGDPCQGFQTTEQECTVMNVGSFPKSKFAFKVYYPCNRSIEDSQIPDEE; encoded by the exons CGTCGCAAATCATGTGCAGGGACAAAATCTACCTCACCCAATCGTGGAAAGGAAGCACATTGAATTGGCCATAAAGGAGGCAAACAACACCGGTCTGGATGACACGGAATCGGTGTTCGGGGTAATCAGTGCCTTCGAGGTACCAGCATTCATGTATTGCGAGGATAAGAAAAAGTTTCTGCCCGATACGAACAAACGAAGCTTGCTGGCGGCATCAGAGGCTAAATCCCACTACATTCGCGAACGATATTGGCTGCTCTGGCAGAAAACATGCCGACATGAAATGTTCGCCCGGCGTGCACCATTGGGCACGGATGAGACGGGTAACAAAAGTAAGCTCGTGCTACGCAAAGTCGAAAACTTATTATCAACATCGAAGATGAACGATGTAGTGCTGCTAGGTTTGCTCACACAACTTACTGAAGGAAAGTTTTATTTGGAAGATCTCACTGGAGCTATTCCAATTGATCTGAGCGACGCCGTTTACTCGGCTGGACTGTTCTGCGAGGGATGCTATGTGCTGGCTTACGGCAAGTATCGTGACGGTACGTTAAAAATCGAAGAGATAGGCTTTCCACCTCCCGAGCTGGCCTCTATCAGCAGAGCATTTTACGGGTCCATCAACAGTTGGGGTGGACCATCCAAAACGTTGCTTAAGTACTCGCGTAATTTGGGAGAGCTGGAGAAAGCGAACGTCGACAGTAGCATAGTGTTTGTTTCGGACTGTTGGCTAGACGTGCCGGAAGTGATGGAAAAGCTCGGCCAACTGCTCAAAGGGTATGATGATTTTCCACCGGTTGCTATCGTTTTGATGGGCCCATTCACAAAGGCCAACGAAAACTTGTATGGTCTCAAAAATCGATTCCAACGACTGGGCGAAATTCTGATGAATTGCGAGAAGCTTAAGGCACAAACCGATCTGGTATTGGTACCCTCCTGTGATGATCCTGCTGCGGCAAATATTTTACCCCGAGCACCGATTCCGGAAGCGTTGGCTGGTGACTTGAAAAAACGGTTTCCGCGGACGATGTTGACCACTAACCCATGTCGGCTGCAATACTGCACCCAGGAGATCGTCGTGTGTCGAGCTGATTTGGTGACTAAACTTTGTCGGAATACAATCCATTTTCCCAAACAAGGCCAATTGGAGGATCAC TTTGCTCGGACGCTGATCAACCAAGGTACGCTTGCCCCGCTGACACCAGTCGCATTTCCAACACATTGGAACTATGATGCTGCGCTTTCACTGTATCCACTTCCAGATTTGGTTGCGATAGGCGATCCTTGCCAGGGGTTTCAAACTACCGAGCAAGAATGTACGGTTATGAATGTAGGTTCTTTTCCAAAATCAAAGTTTGCATTTAAAGTATACTATCCTTGCAATCGGTCTATAGAAGATTCTCAAATACCTGACGAGGAATAA